The following proteins are encoded in a genomic region of Streptococcus constellatus subsp. constellatus:
- a CDS encoding RpiB/LacA/LacB family sugar-phosphate isomerase: MRVAVIQGTTRRNMNSLLFESVKKAVQSSDEVLNFGIFEEENEQYSYSEIAMMISLLIESGAVDFVVTGCSSGQGMMLACNSLPGLLCGYIETPQDAFLFGRINGGNVTSLPLGLNFGWQGELNLQYTLDKLFDGEFGMGYPENEAERKRLEASALKDLNQLTKRSWEELVEQLPTDTFTKLLQRKIVMNAIITNGTNEEFIRLLKEKIGKK; the protein is encoded by the coding sequence TTGCGGTTATCCAAGGAACCACTCGAAGAAATATGAATTCGCTGCTATTTGAATCTGTAAAAAAAGCAGTCCAATCGTCTGACGAAGTGCTGAATTTTGGTATTTTTGAGGAGGAGAACGAGCAGTATTCTTATAGTGAGATAGCGATGATGATTAGTCTCTTAATAGAAAGTGGAGCAGTAGATTTTGTTGTAACAGGTTGTTCTTCAGGTCAAGGTATGATGCTTGCCTGTAATAGTTTACCAGGTCTTTTGTGTGGCTATATAGAGACCCCACAAGATGCTTTCCTCTTTGGACGAATCAATGGAGGAAATGTTACTTCCCTGCCATTAGGGTTAAATTTTGGTTGGCAAGGAGAATTGAACCTACAATATACATTGGATAAATTATTTGATGGTGAGTTTGGTATGGGTTATCCTGAAAATGAAGCGGAAAGAAAACGGTTGGAAGCAAGTGCCCTAAAGGACCTGAATCAGTTGACGAAACGAAGTTGGGAAGAATTAGTAGAACAACTTCCAACTGATACTTTCACTAAATTGTTGCAAAGAAAGATAGTGATGAATGCTATTATAACGAATGGAACCAATGAAGAGTTCATCCGTTTGCTGAAAGAAAAAATAGGTAAAAAGTGA